A stretch of DNA from Prochlorococcus marinus str. SB:
TAGTAAAAAGATTAAAAAATTCAAATCCCCAATTATTAATTGAAATCAATGGGGGTTTAACAAATATCGATGAATCATTAAAAGCCTTAAATGATTTTGATGGTGTCATGATTGGACGGTCAATTTATAAACATCCCTTAAGGTGGTCTGAAATTGATCAAAAAATTTATGGAATTAATACAAAACCCAAATCAGCTTCAAATATTATATTCTCCTTAATTCCATACATAGAAGCGCATTTAAGTAATGGAGGAAAATCTTGGGATATTTGTAAACATCTTATAAATTTAGTGGAAGGTATACCAAAAGCTAAAATTTGGAGAAATCAAATTTCAAATAAATCTATTAAAAAAGAATTAACTATTGATTATTTATTTAATTTAACAACGTCGCTTAAAGAAATGGGTTACTAATTTGTCTCATTTGAAGCATTGCTCTCATTGGACAATCCCCTTTTTCTCCTGCTCCTACCATTTTCATATTCAGAGTTTTCAGAAGAATTTCCATAACTTCTGTCTTCCCAACCTTCTGCTCCAGAAGCTTTATTAGGGTTAGAGATATTAGATCTAGAATTACCACCGCCATAGCCGCCACCTCCGTAACCGCCACCGTAGCCACCACCGTTATTACCGCCACCTCCGTAACCGCCACCGTAGCCACCACCGTTATTACCGCCACCTCCGTAACCGCCACCGTTATTACCGCCGCCATAGCCGCCACCTCCGTAACCGCCACCGTAGCCACCACCGTTATTACCGCCACCTCCGTAACCGCCACCGTTATTACCGCCATTGTAGCCGCCGTTATTGCCGCCTCCGTAGCCACCTCTTCCTCCTCTACGAGATCCACCAGAACTTCTTGGCTCAGCTTTATTAATTCTTAATGGCCTACCCATAAGTTCCGTGCCTTGCCAACCATCAATAGCTTTTGACTCAATCGCTTCATCTGCCATTTCAATAAAAGCGAATCCTCTTTTCCTTCCAGTATCCCGCTCCAAGGGAAGAGAACAATTTAAAACCTCACCAAAAGGGGCAAACAACTGTATAACATCTTCACGCTCTGCGCGGAACGGCAAATTGCCAACAAAAATACTCACTTTAAACTCAACAAAAAATTTACCTTATAAAAAAACTACACTGAGTAGTCTCATAACGTTGCTTTACTATTCTACTTCAAAGCATACCCTTGTTGTAGAAAAATAATTGAGATTCAAAGTAACAATCTTTTTTGCCAATTATTTACCTCTTTTTCTACCTGATCAAAACCTGTACCACCTTCGCTATTTCTTGATTTAACGACATTCAGAGGTTTAAGGTCCACAAAAACATCCTCATCAAATTCAGGATGAAAATTTTTAAACTCATCAATTTTGAGATTTTTAAATAACACTTTTCTCTCCAGGCAATATTTAACGATTTGACCAACAACTTGATAGGCAGTCCTAAAAGGAACATCTTTACCAACTAAATAATCTGCTAAATCAGTAGCATTAGAAAAGTCGTTTTCTACAGAATCAGATAGATTTTTTTCATTAAATTCAATACCCTCATTAATTAAAATAGTCATCGCTTTAATACAAGAAGATATTGTTTCTGCAGTATCAAATATTGGCTCTTTATCCTCTTGAAAATCTTTATTGTATGAAAGTGGTACCCCTTTGACCATTGTTAATAACGCCTGGAGATGCCCATACACTCTTCCTGTCTTACCTCTTATCAATTCTGGAACGTCAGGATTTTTTTTCTGCGGCATTAAGCTGCTTCCTGTGGCACATTTATCTGTTAATTTTGCAAAAGAAAATTCATCAGTTACCCATAAAATTATCTCCTCTGAAATTTTACTTAAATGGGACATCAACAAAGAAGAGGCAGAAACAAACTCTATACAAAAATCTCTATCACTAACTGCATCAATACTGTTTTTATAAATCTTTTCAAAACCCAATTCTGCAGCTGTAAATTGCCTATCTATTTTTATTTTTGTTCCAGCTAAAGCTGCAGCTCCTAACGGAGAAATATTAACTCTGGAGCGTACTTCTTTATACCTTTCACGGTCTCTTTGGAGCATTTCTATATAAGCCAATAAATGATGGGCCAAAGATAAAGGTTGAGCTCTTTGCATGTGGGTATATCCAGGAATTAAGGTATAAATATTGGATTTCGCAAGATTTAAGAAGGATTTTTGTAAATCAATTATTAAAATTGCAATATTATCAATCTCTTTTCTTAGCCACAATCGTATATCTGTGCCCACTTGATCATTTCTACTTCTACCTGTATGTAATTTTTTTCCGGTTTCACCAATTAAACTTATAAGCTTTTCTTCTATACAATAGTGAATATCTTCAGAAGGTGGGCCAGGACTAAATTTACCCTCCAAATACTCCACTTTTATTGATTCTAATCCATTAATAATTTGCAAAGCTTCAGAAGAAGATAAAACTTTAGTTTTGCCAAGCATTGTTGCATGAGCAATCGAGCAATCTAAATCTTCTAAAATGAGCTTTCTATCAAAACCAATTGAGGCATTAAACTTTTCAATAAAAGGGTCAAGTGCATTATCAAACCTTTTACTCCAAACTTTTGCCATGTCAATTAGTAATGTTAAGTATCTCTACTAAAGCATTTTTTTATATAAGTGACAAAAATATCTATTTCAATTGAAAAATAACCATTGAAGCATCATCTTCAAGATGTCTATTTTGACCTGTAAAATCGTCTAGCTTTTTAAATATTTTATTTAATATCTCTTGGGATGTATAAGATTGCTTACACAATTTTGTAAGAGTTTTAATTAATCTTTCCTCATCAAATCTTTGTCCTAAAGAATTAGAAGTATCAATTACTCCATCTGTGTAATAAAGTACTAGATCATTTTGATTAAGCTTGATTTCACCACAATGATATTCAGCATCTTTTTGTAGTCCAAGTACAAATCCTTTTGCATCTAGTCTAATAATTTTCTGATCTGAACTTTTCCAAAGCAAAGGAGGATTATGAGCTGCATTAGCGAATCTCAATTTTCTAGTTCTAGGATCATAATCTGAGTAAAATAATGTCACAAATCTATGCGATTGATCTAAATCATTTATTGCTAGTTGATTCAAATCATGCAAAATTCTATCTGGAGGAAGACCTGTAAGAACCTCTGCACGAAGCATGCCTCTTAACATAGTCATTAAAAGACCAGCTGGAATCCCTTTACCCATGACATCACCTATTACAAAGGCCCATCTTGATTTTTCTTTCCTTTTTTCAGAAATATTAGTCTTTAAGCACATAAAATCATAGTAATCTCCACCTAGCTGAAAAGCTGGTCTACAATGTGCAGCCATGTCTATACCATGGATAATTGGACAATAATCCGGGAGTAATTGAGATTGAATTTCAGCACCAGTGGAAATTTCTCTATCTACATTCTCATGCTTTTTCTTTGTTTTAATTAGGTAGTAATTTTCTAATCCAACAGCTAGACAATTTTCAATAAAATTAAAATTACTATCTTCAGTAATCGACTTTCTAGAAATATCTTCGCTAAAAATATAAATAAATCCTCTACATTTGCCTCTAGATATTATTTTTTTTGCTTCAATTTTATATTCTTTAAATTTATTTTTTAAAGCATTTTCAAAAGTTACAATTTCTTTTATTTTAAAATTTTTTGAAAAATGAAATTGATCCAAAAAACTATTAATCGCTTCTTGAATTGTTGAATATTCATAGTTAACAGAAATTTTTATATTTTCATTCCATATCTCCCCCTCGTAATTTAAAGGGATAATTAAAATTATATTCTCAGAAAAAATATGTTTAAAAATTAAACAAACATAATCCAGTAATTTATTTATGTTAGAAAATGATTTTAAATAATATGCTAGAGAAGATGCAATTTCAGCAAATTTATATTTATTTTTTAGCGTGAATTTAGGATCATTTTCTAAAAAATTTTGGACAACTTTATTCGAAAATATTTTTTCTTTTTGATTATTATCCAAAACAAATTCAATAGATTAAGTATGTTTTAACATTAAATTTAAGTTTTTAAAAAAAATTAATTAAATTTTTATTTATCTGCAAGCATAGCCTCTACAAATTCATAACTATTAAATGGTCTCAAATCTTTTATACCTTCTCCAGCTCCAATAAACCTTATTGGCAAATTTACTTCTTCAGATACGGCTAAAGAAACACCTCCCCTAGAAGTGCCATCTAATTTAGTAATAATTGCTCCACTTAAATCTGCCGATTTAGCGAAACTTTTTGCTTGTTTT
This window harbors:
- a CDS encoding RNA recognition motif domain-containing protein; translation: MSIFVGNLPFRAEREDVIQLFAPFGEVLNCSLPLERDTGRKRGFAFIEMADEAIESKAIDGWQGTELMGRPLRINKAEPRSSGGSRRGGRGGYGGGNNGGYNGGNNGGGYGGGGNNGGGYGGGYGGGGYGGGNNGGGYGGGGNNGGGYGGGYGGGGNNGGGYGGGYGGGGYGGGNSRSNISNPNKASGAEGWEDRSYGNSSENSEYENGRSRRKRGLSNESNASNETN
- a CDS encoding PP2C family protein-serine/threonine phosphatase encodes the protein MDNNQKEKIFSNKVVQNFLENDPKFTLKNKYKFAEIASSLAYYLKSFSNINKLLDYVCLIFKHIFSENIILIIPLNYEGEIWNENIKISVNYEYSTIQEAINSFLDQFHFSKNFKIKEIVTFENALKNKFKEYKIEAKKIISRGKCRGFIYIFSEDISRKSITEDSNFNFIENCLAVGLENYYLIKTKKKHENVDREISTGAEIQSQLLPDYCPIIHGIDMAAHCRPAFQLGGDYYDFMCLKTNISEKRKEKSRWAFVIGDVMGKGIPAGLLMTMLRGMLRAEVLTGLPPDRILHDLNQLAINDLDQSHRFVTLFYSDYDPRTRKLRFANAAHNPPLLWKSSDQKIIRLDAKGFVLGLQKDAEYHCGEIKLNQNDLVLYYTDGVIDTSNSLGQRFDEERLIKTLTKLCKQSYTSQEILNKIFKKLDDFTGQNRHLEDDASMVIFQLK
- the argH gene encoding argininosuccinate lyase, whose amino-acid sequence is MAKVWSKRFDNALDPFIEKFNASIGFDRKLILEDLDCSIAHATMLGKTKVLSSSEALQIINGLESIKVEYLEGKFSPGPPSEDIHYCIEEKLISLIGETGKKLHTGRSRNDQVGTDIRLWLRKEIDNIAILIIDLQKSFLNLAKSNIYTLIPGYTHMQRAQPLSLAHHLLAYIEMLQRDRERYKEVRSRVNISPLGAAALAGTKIKIDRQFTAAELGFEKIYKNSIDAVSDRDFCIEFVSASSLLMSHLSKISEEIILWVTDEFSFAKLTDKCATGSSLMPQKKNPDVPELIRGKTGRVYGHLQALLTMVKGVPLSYNKDFQEDKEPIFDTAETISSCIKAMTILINEGIEFNEKNLSDSVENDFSNATDLADYLVGKDVPFRTAYQVVGQIVKYCLERKVLFKNLKIDEFKNFHPEFDEDVFVDLKPLNVVKSRNSEGGTGFDQVEKEVNNWQKRLLL